One Betta splendens chromosome 16, fBetSpl5.4, whole genome shotgun sequence genomic window carries:
- the cnr2 gene encoding cannabinoid receptor 2 isoform X1 — translation MQKTKTTPHARQVCVVLAHITRHLGVSCCKSAFFHSGNRSWENMECYRILTEVERKAIGSICFLAGPITFLQNALVLCVIASSATLRKRPSYLFIGSLALADVFASCFFTISFLDFHLFHGSDGPDVYLFKLGGVTMAYTGSVASLLLTALDRYLCIHQASSYKALLTRRRALLSLLVLWSTTAFISFLPLMGWRCPTGLTPPCSRLFPYVNSAYMACWTSLILVLMVLIMVAYAMILWRAHRHESTMTKLQATSKTGHSRRRMDIRLARTFSLILLILVGCWLPALSFMLVDVSMSLNRTQQRAFAFCGTLCLVNSAVNPLLYALRCRELRIALMRLLQRLCGIGRCKAPPEELSSGLPSGDNITASSEEEMPRTRHNRHTLQPE, via the coding sequence ATGCAGAAGACAAAGACAACGCCTCATGCCCGTCAGGTATGTGTTGTTCTTGCTCATATTACACGTCACCTCGGGGTTTCTTGTTGTAAATCTGCGTTTTTCCACTCAGGTAACAGGTCTTGGGAGAATATGGAATGCTATAGGATCCTCACAGAAGTGGAAAGAAAAGCCATTGGCTCCATCTGTTTCCTGGCAGGTCCCATCACGTTCCTGCAGAACGCCCTCGTGTTGTGCGTGATCGCCTCCTCGGCCACTCTGCGAAAGCGGCCCTCCTATCTGTTCATCGGCAGCCTCGCTCTAGCCGACGTCTTCGCCAGCTGCTTCTTCACCATCAGCTTCCTGGACTTCCACCTGTTTCACGGCAGCGACGGCCCCGATGTCTACCTCTTCAAGCTGGGCGGCGTCACCATGGCCTACACCGGCTCGGTGGCCAGCTTGCTGCTGACCGCTCTGGACCGCTACCTGTGCATCCACCAGGCCTCCAGCTACAAAGCGCTGCTGACACGCCGGCGAGCCCTGCTGAGCCTGCTGGTTCTCTGGAGCACCACCGCCTTTATCTCCTTCTTGCCCCTGATGGGCTGGAGGTGTCCCACAGGCCTTACTCCACCATGCTCACGCCTCTTCCCCTACGTAAACTCGGCTTATATGGCCTGCTGGACCAGCTTGATACTAGTGCTTATGGTTCTTATCATGGTGGCTTATGCTATGATCTTGTGGAGGGCCCACCGCCATGAATCCACTATGACCAAGCTGCAGGCGACATCAAAGACAGGGCATTCACGCCGGAGGATGGATATACGATTGGCTCGTACGTTCAGCCTGATCCTGCTCATACTGGTGGGCTGCTGGCTTCCGGCACTGTCCTTCATGCTAGTCGACGTCTCTATGAGTCTAAACCGCACCCAACAGAGGGCCTTCGCCTTTTGCGGCACCCTGTGCTTGGTCAACTCTGCTGTCAACCCCCTGCTGTACGCCTTGCGGTGCAGGGAGCTGAGAATTGCTCTGATGCGGCTGCTTCAAAGGCTCTGCGGCATTGGACGCTGTAAAGCACCACCAGAGGAATTAAGCTCTGGGCTACCGTCTGGAGACAACATCACTGCCtccagcgaggaggagatgCCCCGAACCAGACACAACAGGCACACCCTGCAGCCGGAATGA
- the cnr2 gene encoding cannabinoid receptor 2 isoform X2 — protein sequence MDKYEAVTSSGYAEDKDNASCPSGNRSWENMECYRILTEVERKAIGSICFLAGPITFLQNALVLCVIASSATLRKRPSYLFIGSLALADVFASCFFTISFLDFHLFHGSDGPDVYLFKLGGVTMAYTGSVASLLLTALDRYLCIHQASSYKALLTRRRALLSLLVLWSTTAFISFLPLMGWRCPTGLTPPCSRLFPYVNSAYMACWTSLILVLMVLIMVAYAMILWRAHRHESTMTKLQATSKTGHSRRRMDIRLARTFSLILLILVGCWLPALSFMLVDVSMSLNRTQQRAFAFCGTLCLVNSAVNPLLYALRCRELRIALMRLLQRLCGIGRCKAPPEELSSGLPSGDNITASSEEEMPRTRHNRHTLQPE from the exons ATGGATAAATATGAGGCTGTAACGTCCTCAGGATATGCAGAAGACAAAGACAACGCCTCATGCCCGTCAG GTAACAGGTCTTGGGAGAATATGGAATGCTATAGGATCCTCACAGAAGTGGAAAGAAAAGCCATTGGCTCCATCTGTTTCCTGGCAGGTCCCATCACGTTCCTGCAGAACGCCCTCGTGTTGTGCGTGATCGCCTCCTCGGCCACTCTGCGAAAGCGGCCCTCCTATCTGTTCATCGGCAGCCTCGCTCTAGCCGACGTCTTCGCCAGCTGCTTCTTCACCATCAGCTTCCTGGACTTCCACCTGTTTCACGGCAGCGACGGCCCCGATGTCTACCTCTTCAAGCTGGGCGGCGTCACCATGGCCTACACCGGCTCGGTGGCCAGCTTGCTGCTGACCGCTCTGGACCGCTACCTGTGCATCCACCAGGCCTCCAGCTACAAAGCGCTGCTGACACGCCGGCGAGCCCTGCTGAGCCTGCTGGTTCTCTGGAGCACCACCGCCTTTATCTCCTTCTTGCCCCTGATGGGCTGGAGGTGTCCCACAGGCCTTACTCCACCATGCTCACGCCTCTTCCCCTACGTAAACTCGGCTTATATGGCCTGCTGGACCAGCTTGATACTAGTGCTTATGGTTCTTATCATGGTGGCTTATGCTATGATCTTGTGGAGGGCCCACCGCCATGAATCCACTATGACCAAGCTGCAGGCGACATCAAAGACAGGGCATTCACGCCGGAGGATGGATATACGATTGGCTCGTACGTTCAGCCTGATCCTGCTCATACTGGTGGGCTGCTGGCTTCCGGCACTGTCCTTCATGCTAGTCGACGTCTCTATGAGTCTAAACCGCACCCAACAGAGGGCCTTCGCCTTTTGCGGCACCCTGTGCTTGGTCAACTCTGCTGTCAACCCCCTGCTGTACGCCTTGCGGTGCAGGGAGCTGAGAATTGCTCTGATGCGGCTGCTTCAAAGGCTCTGCGGCATTGGACGCTGTAAAGCACCACCAGAGGAATTAAGCTCTGGGCTACCGTCTGGAGACAACATCACTGCCtccagcgaggaggagatgCCCCGAACCAGACACAACAGGCACACCCTGCAGCCGGAATGA
- the cnr2 gene encoding cannabinoid receptor 2 isoform X3, which produces MECYRILTEVERKAIGSICFLAGPITFLQNALVLCVIASSATLRKRPSYLFIGSLALADVFASCFFTISFLDFHLFHGSDGPDVYLFKLGGVTMAYTGSVASLLLTALDRYLCIHQASSYKALLTRRRALLSLLVLWSTTAFISFLPLMGWRCPTGLTPPCSRLFPYVNSAYMACWTSLILVLMVLIMVAYAMILWRAHRHESTMTKLQATSKTGHSRRRMDIRLARTFSLILLILVGCWLPALSFMLVDVSMSLNRTQQRAFAFCGTLCLVNSAVNPLLYALRCRELRIALMRLLQRLCGIGRCKAPPEELSSGLPSGDNITASSEEEMPRTRHNRHTLQPE; this is translated from the coding sequence ATGGAATGCTATAGGATCCTCACAGAAGTGGAAAGAAAAGCCATTGGCTCCATCTGTTTCCTGGCAGGTCCCATCACGTTCCTGCAGAACGCCCTCGTGTTGTGCGTGATCGCCTCCTCGGCCACTCTGCGAAAGCGGCCCTCCTATCTGTTCATCGGCAGCCTCGCTCTAGCCGACGTCTTCGCCAGCTGCTTCTTCACCATCAGCTTCCTGGACTTCCACCTGTTTCACGGCAGCGACGGCCCCGATGTCTACCTCTTCAAGCTGGGCGGCGTCACCATGGCCTACACCGGCTCGGTGGCCAGCTTGCTGCTGACCGCTCTGGACCGCTACCTGTGCATCCACCAGGCCTCCAGCTACAAAGCGCTGCTGACACGCCGGCGAGCCCTGCTGAGCCTGCTGGTTCTCTGGAGCACCACCGCCTTTATCTCCTTCTTGCCCCTGATGGGCTGGAGGTGTCCCACAGGCCTTACTCCACCATGCTCACGCCTCTTCCCCTACGTAAACTCGGCTTATATGGCCTGCTGGACCAGCTTGATACTAGTGCTTATGGTTCTTATCATGGTGGCTTATGCTATGATCTTGTGGAGGGCCCACCGCCATGAATCCACTATGACCAAGCTGCAGGCGACATCAAAGACAGGGCATTCACGCCGGAGGATGGATATACGATTGGCTCGTACGTTCAGCCTGATCCTGCTCATACTGGTGGGCTGCTGGCTTCCGGCACTGTCCTTCATGCTAGTCGACGTCTCTATGAGTCTAAACCGCACCCAACAGAGGGCCTTCGCCTTTTGCGGCACCCTGTGCTTGGTCAACTCTGCTGTCAACCCCCTGCTGTACGCCTTGCGGTGCAGGGAGCTGAGAATTGCTCTGATGCGGCTGCTTCAAAGGCTCTGCGGCATTGGACGCTGTAAAGCACCACCAGAGGAATTAAGCTCTGGGCTACCGTCTGGAGACAACATCACTGCCtccagcgaggaggagatgCCCCGAACCAGACACAACAGGCACACCCTGCAGCCGGAATGA